A stretch of Janibacter endophyticus DNA encodes these proteins:
- a CDS encoding lysophospholipid acyltransferase family protein, translating to MSQPRRSTGATAPLRSPADEGSTVVRHRTPVPGAYRFAANVLRPPLRLATRYSVTGLHHLPDDGGFIVTPNHLSYFDPFPWAHTLYDHGIAPVFLAKNELFQTPVIGRILRGAGQVPVHRESREAATALRDAVAALAEGRCVAIYPEGTLTRDPDLWPMRGKTGAARLALESRHPVLPVAQWGPQDVIPEYAHIPKLFPRKTIHIRFGPPVELDDLYEREPTMEVAMEATHRIMAAITRELEEIRGERAPAVRFDPKAHGMTVIGNFKNEDTRRKAAREGQR from the coding sequence GTGAGTCAGCCTCGCCGGAGCACCGGCGCGACCGCACCGCTGCGGTCACCGGCCGACGAAGGGAGCACCGTGGTCAGGCACCGCACACCCGTCCCCGGCGCATACCGTTTCGCCGCCAACGTGCTGCGACCACCCCTTCGCCTCGCGACGCGCTACTCGGTGACAGGCCTGCACCACCTCCCCGACGACGGCGGTTTCATCGTCACCCCGAACCACCTGTCGTACTTCGACCCCTTCCCGTGGGCGCACACGCTCTACGACCACGGGATCGCCCCGGTCTTCCTCGCGAAGAACGAGCTCTTCCAGACCCCCGTCATCGGCCGGATCCTCCGCGGCGCGGGGCAGGTCCCGGTCCACCGCGAGTCGCGGGAGGCCGCCACGGCGCTGCGCGACGCGGTCGCCGCCCTCGCGGAGGGACGCTGCGTCGCGATCTACCCCGAGGGCACCCTGACGCGCGACCCCGACCTGTGGCCGATGCGCGGCAAGACCGGTGCCGCCCGGCTCGCGCTCGAGTCGCGTCACCCGGTGCTCCCCGTCGCGCAGTGGGGCCCGCAGGATGTCATCCCCGAGTACGCGCACATCCCGAAGCTCTTCCCCCGCAAGACGATCCACATCCGCTTCGGGCCGCCGGTCGAGCTCGACGACCTCTACGAGCGGGAGCCGACGATGGAGGTCGCCATGGAGGCGACCCACCGGATCATGGCCGCGATCACCCGGGAGCTCGAGGAGATCCGTGGCGAGCGGGCGCCGGCGGTCCGCTTCGACCCCAAGGCTCACGGCATGACGGTCATCGGCAACTTCAAGAACGAGGACACGCGGCGCAAGGCCGCACGAGAGGGACAACGATGA
- a CDS encoding NAD(P)H-dependent glycerol-3-phosphate dehydrogenase, translated as MSKIAVFGGGSWGTAFSTVLADAGNDVTIWARRQGLADQISAGRNDDYLPGLELSSSISGTTDPAEAVEGADIVVLSVPSQSLRDNLAGWGDVLGDRIIVSLMKGVELGTTKRMSEVIAEAGGVPTERIAVVSGPNLAKEIVQRQPAATVIACPEESAADRVAAAVATSYFRPYTSPDLVGAEVGGAVKNVIALAVGMAEGMGLGDNTKSSIITRGLAEMTRLGVALGADARTFAGLAGVGDLIATCMSSLSRNHSFGVGLGHGMTVAEVQEKTRQTAEGVKSCASIYALARDHDVDVPIIEQVNACVHHGVSVHDMVHALLSRARKSETD; from the coding sequence ATGAGCAAGATCGCAGTCTTCGGGGGTGGCAGCTGGGGCACCGCCTTCAGCACGGTGCTCGCCGACGCCGGCAACGACGTGACGATCTGGGCACGACGCCAGGGGCTCGCCGACCAGATCAGCGCCGGGCGCAACGACGACTACCTCCCGGGCCTGGAGCTGTCGTCCTCCATCTCGGGCACGACCGACCCCGCAGAGGCCGTCGAGGGCGCGGACATCGTCGTCCTGTCGGTCCCGAGCCAGTCGCTGCGCGACAACCTCGCCGGGTGGGGCGACGTCCTCGGTGACCGGATCATCGTCTCTCTCATGAAGGGTGTCGAGCTCGGGACGACGAAGCGGATGAGCGAGGTCATCGCCGAGGCCGGGGGAGTGCCCACCGAGCGGATCGCGGTGGTGTCCGGACCGAACCTTGCCAAGGAGATCGTCCAGCGGCAGCCGGCCGCGACCGTCATCGCCTGCCCGGAGGAGAGCGCCGCCGACCGGGTCGCCGCCGCCGTGGCGACGAGCTACTTCCGGCCGTACACCTCGCCCGACCTCGTCGGTGCGGAGGTCGGCGGCGCGGTGAAGAACGTCATCGCGCTCGCGGTCGGGATGGCCGAAGGGATGGGGCTGGGGGACAACACGAAGTCCTCGATCATCACCCGCGGGCTGGCCGAGATGACCCGCCTCGGCGTGGCCCTCGGTGCCGACGCCCGGACATTCGCCGGGCTCGCCGGCGTCGGCGACCTCATCGCCACCTGCATGTCGTCGCTGTCGCGCAACCACTCCTTCGGTGTCGGCCTGGGCCACGGCATGACGGTCGCCGAGGTCCAGGAGAAGACGCGCCAGACGGCAGAGGGGGTCAAGTCGTGCGCCTCGATCTACGCGCTGGCCCGCGACCACGACGTCGACGTGCCGATCATCGAGCAGGTCAACGCCTGTGTGCACCACGGGGTCTCGGTCCACGACATGGTGCACGCGCTGCTGTCGCGGGCACGCAAGTCGGAGACGGACTGA